gccccgcccataaggcctcgaatgaggtaccgattctctgactcacccgaggccccgctcgtaaggcctcgaacgaggtaccaattctccgcctcgctcgaggctggctcggcaacaaccccatcACCTCCGCCTTGATCAACTTCTCTGTTAGGACATCATGTCCAACTAATGCGTTCAACCACTCCTGCGACATCAGCCGAATGATGGCTCGATACAGTGGAGTGGCCTACGAGACGtgagtcacatcgatgccatgccgtccgagacaggatggggtaggggttaccagccgctgtgctcggcactgtgcccatgacAGACACCCATGctacactgtgctgcctaacccctgctccgaggaTAGCGCAGCGTGGAGAGTAATGtttgggtccctgtagcctcgaaatcgacgtacaaagaccaactgctccctccaagcctcggctatccgcttcggggtctcggtagcctcaggactcacgcccaccgagccccccacaatggttcagcctctgcactgactgggccttggctctctatgttgtcaacatacagcaACCCACACGTCATCTATAGTACGCACAATACCCTGTGCCAagccgcaggagctcccacgtcgcacaggatcggacgtgaccggcgtgtcgctccagtgcaccaaggacaagaccactccatcgaccataccgccACAGTGACAAACTGcaaggctcggacatgccgcctccactcacaaaacgccacgtagcaaatccatgtaccgcccccgtgcctcccttcgactttaaaagggagtgaccagggccgcttctagacACTGAGAGGAGACTCACAGACACTCAAGGACACACACGTGCAAGCTACGCACAATGCTCTGTAACACTCGTGCTTCCtcgctgcaagagatcaacatctcaagcaacccccGCCACtctacgtagagacctgggactatctctctctcgcctagcttgtaagcccctactacaagcacctcgatgCAAGGAATACGAGATCGCTCTTTCAgaatggacgtagggcacctattgcctgaaccagtataaaccttgtgtctctttgcatcaccatccgggattaggggcacgcaataCACTTTCACTCGtcggttgagggctcgccggtccaaaacaccaacacaATGGATAAGTCCTGTTAAGTACACTCGTGTATTCAAGATACGGCCGTTAAGTTTTATAAGTGAGGACTGAGGACACCCCAGCTTATGGGCACATCTACGCTCATGATCCCTCGGTGGATTAGGAATACTAGAACCCATCCATGTGAGGCATAACTCATGGCTTTGGCATGGACCATGAAGAGTGTATTAAAACTATGTTAAGACTTCCATTATAGGACTTGAATGGTTATACATGTGTAGTGATGACTAAGTTTAGAACAAAATAGTGTTGTAAACATAAGTACACTTTTCATGTAATGTGAACTTGGTTGCGAGTTATGAATTCCCTCTCGTGGTTGATCCTAGATGAAAGTTGCACAGTGCTGAATGCTGCAGGTGGCAGTACCGGGGACGAACTTTGTAACCTATTCTTATGTGATAGTAGTAACACTATCAAAATGTCATTTCAATTCTGATATGTGGAGTAACCATCAATGGATGGAAATTTTAaataagagttaaatgcaccagagatccattaacttgtgaggaggtttcagttgggtccatcaactttcaaaatgGCTTTTTGGGTttataaacttttaaaatggttcactgtagtccatacctatttatttaaccttaaattcaaagcacatttgtagaaaaccccttcCCGCACCACGTCACGTACGCGGACGGCTCCGTGGCGCCCGCCGTCGCTGTTGTGGGCGCGCTAGCCAGGCCCATGCCGGGGTAGGCGCGGCGGCCGCTCCCGAACGGCATGAGCTGCATGTGCTGCCCCTTGGGGTCGACGCCGGCCCCCGCGCCGCCGGGCATGAAGCACTCGGGCAGAAACTGGAGCGGCTCCTCCCAGCACCCCGGGTCGCGGCCGATGGAGAAGATGTTGAAGAAGACGGAGGTCTTGGGCGGGATGACGTAGCCCCGGACGTGGACCGGCTTGATGGTCTCCCGCTGTGCGAACACCGCGGGGGGCTACAGCCGTAGCATCTCCTTGAAGATGACCTACAGGTAGGGAAGGCGCAGGACGTCCTGCTCCCTGACCAGGCGCGACACGCTCACCACGGCATGCCGATGTGGGCCACCTGCATCGTCTACTACGttttctcactctctctctcctaCTTCTCCCCTGGAGACGGCGGCAGGACTGTACCGGCTATCGTCGCACGTGGGGGCGGCCACGCTAGTGTTCCTGCCATACCTTCTCGCTATGGTGCTGCGCTACTCCGTGTGCGTCTACTTCCTTGTGGGGCTCTGCTCGTCAGCGGGCGCCTTCGCGGCGTTCGTCTTGGTGGTGTGGGCAGTGGTGTTCAAGCACTACGTGTTGCCCTACAAGTACGCGCTGGACGTGAGGTTGGCGAGATCCCCGAGCCCTGACGGGATGGTGCCGACGAGCAGGTTGTCCGACACGTCAAGAGCCTACAGCGCACGGAGGCGGGACCACCGCGGCGGTATGGCACCGGCGAGCCGGTTCTTGAATAGGAACAGCTACTCGAGCCGCGCACAGGTACTTCCATGAAATAGTGGCTTACTAGCTTCTAATCCAGTTCGTCACTGCGATCACCAAAAGAAGATCGACGGTTTTTGGGATTCCTATGGTACATCCATATGAACTGAAAAACTAAGCACATCGATGGAAAGTAAACACGAATTTGAACCAATATACTTGAGCACGAATGGATATATGTGCAGAGGATCACTCACGTGCGCTTGAAGCTAGTCATGAACCTCAGACGGTCGACCATTGTAGCTGCTAGGAGACGGCGCCGCCGCGGGCACACCGAGGAGCGCGGCGGAGCAGCGGCAGCTGTCGCATTACATGGTGACCTGTTGCGTTGTTGCTGCAGCTACTGTCGATGGGGCCCGTGGCACTGATGCGAGTGGGCCACTGGTGGCCTACGCGAGGCGTGCAAGGACGACGATGCCTAGGGTGCGCGCTGCTGAGAAGCTATGGCGCCCGTATCGCCCGTGGCCTCTCCTGTGTGGCACATCAGCACTCCGCCCTCCTTCGCCCGTAGGCGAAGGCGTTCCCGTAGAATCCCTCGGGGAGCGGGATCTCGGGCCGCCCGCGTGCGTTCACTATGAACGATAGCCGCACCTCCTCGTCCGGCTGCGCCAGATGCACGCGGCGACGAGCTCGAAGCGGGAGCAGCGCATGCCGGGCGGCGCGCGCTGGCGCAGCCCCACGATCTACCAGGGCCCGAAGAAGAAGGGCACGCGCACCATGTCGCCCGGGGGAGTCGTCATCATCCTGTCGGGCTCGGCCCCGCCCGCGGGGTCGCGGTACTTGAGGTGTGGGTACGACGGCCGCGGCGATTGACGCGCCATGAACATCTCCCTGCCCCAGGACGGCGTCACCGACGGCAGCGCCTCGGTGGCCCCGCACGCGAACTCGCAGATGGCCTTCTCAAACTGCATGGCGCCCGGCGGGCGCCACGGAGCCGTCCGCGTACGTGACGTGGTGCAGgaaggggttttctacaaatgtgctttgaatttaaggttaaataaataggtatgAACTGCAGTGaatcattttaaaagtttatggacctaaaaagctactttgaaagttgatggacccaacTAAAACCTcttcacaagttaatggatctctggtgcatttaactctttaaaTAATTCTTCGGTGAGGCATGAGCAGTCTGTACCACCGCTTGGAGCTTGAGAAAGTAATAACTATAATAAGCAGACTTGATCCCTGTTCCAAGTTAACACTTTCTCAAGTTAAATGGCTGAGTCATCCTGATTAATAAACAATCTTGAATTCATGATTGCCAAGCAAACTGTGGACTGCTGAATGCGTCACATGGTTAACATCAGTTGGCTGTATGCTAGTCTGTATATTGATTAATCAGGATGACTCTGCCATTTAGTATAGTCCAGCAGTTCTGCAGAGTGTACGTTTACGGCTGAATCGTCAGCCGAGAAGGGTTGTGCAAAGTGAGATTACCAATTGGCTTCCCTGCCTTCGACACAAACGAGAGGGGTCGGAAGAAAGACGAGACGGCAGGGCGGCAGGCAATCAGCGAGAGAGGGCGAAATCGATCAATGGAAACGATGCAACGGCTGGAATGGCAAAACAAGTCGTTTCTTgctgagatttttttttattttaacactttttgtaaactaatttcaaatctaacattgttttttttcttcaaaactaacacttttagtgcgcctattgccatggcacgGCGAAacgtctgtgccgcgccatgcacggTGGCGTGAcaggaggatgacgtggcgacgaccggggctgctaaccggtgacgtggcagggtctgccgcgccaccaatctTGGTGTGGCATTGAtgcgccatagcccacggcgcggCAGGCCCGGGTAAATATCGCCCGCTAGCTGCCGCCCTCCCTCTGTCTGCATGCCCGCCGCCGCCCCTGCTCGCCCACCCGCCCGCACGCCGCGCAGCGCCCTGCCGGCCGCGCCCACCCACTCCCGCCTcgcagcgcccgcgccggccacgccacgaacgccggcgcgtcacggCCGCCGGCCGCCTGCTCATATCAAGGTATGGTAGTTCcctctctcgatttcatgttattatgattgttgttttagttagggttagtgatttaggatagttaggttagtgaatttatttatttaggtatgtagtttttagggtttagattgtgtgttgtagtatagttaaggtttggttaggtagCTACGGTTcaggttactgttagttaggattttgggtttagggattgattaggtatttattatttagttagtttatagtaGTAAAGGTTGTCAATATAGATACTAAttttcaagtgtcggtacttagtagtgcgtgatacgacgatttggatgacttgatgaagtttcgtcaaatgtttatttttctagtgaagttgtttaatatgtttgttaatgttactttgaatatatacatgtgctttcatattgtgtttgtATTGTATAACAAGTAGTTCGaattttacaatgctacataatgttaatttgaatattgttaatttgaatactctaaccctttgtttatcaatttgtaacaggatagcCCCTCCTACGCAGCACCCGTTGTTTCTCCTTTTTGAGGTGGAATACgatgaccagcaccgagcacacatcttgagtgacaccgacgcggaggtggccttgcctcctttgaggccccgcacgcacagcagggcgcaccagtgggacgagcgttacgcgccgtacGTACGgcatgccggcttcctcgagtttgtccgtgttgtcaactacgaTCTTCCGCcctttgacccagcactacttactgcagctgtagacaggtgcgagtgccttctttgtacgtaaacattcttataacaaatttgaggcaactaacagtcgttctattcttataacaggtggaggcctgagatccacacgttccacctaccttacggcgagatgaccttgaccatgcaggacgtgaaggctatctttggccttcggttggggggggGGCTTCCAGTgataggtatagttgacaacgatcactagagggagctggtggctcagttcactggctttcttccaccggacgatgaggtttcctagaaaaataagtgagcaattcaagcctatttaatacttgcattgctttcctgcagtcatcgggtctcattttctttggtgaatttcaggaaaagttctggtgtttcatcatcctggatcacagagcgctttgattacttggaacCATAAGCTGATGAGGCTCAAATCGATAgattcgctagagtgtggctttggcacttccttggtgctttcctacTCCCAGACGCCTCGAGTAACACCATCAactggatctttcttgacatactacgccagccgtgggagaaaaTAGCGGCGTGCAGCTGGAGCAGCGCAGTCCTGACATGGAtgtatcgatagctatgcgttacctgccatcgcacctcagggtatacgaaccttgggggttgctcctacctactccaggtttggtgttgggaacgatggcccattgggaggccccttaatactggtttactggtaagtacttcggttcactatgtttgtcggtgtttcgaacaaacaccaactagtaaatttataattgttgcgcgttaggctcggatggtgtactaaaggacataaggtttatactggtttgaacagaacatccctacgtccaatctgctgctgctcatgttattagtaccgaaaaaggttcatagtagggggtacaaacggtcgagagagggacgggtcccaagtctctaatggaaaggtcgaaaggacgctaagagctcggttgctgcttgactATGTCTTGTGTGTCAAAACaatcggtccccttagtgggtgccctgccctcccttataTAGACCAagagggagcaggggttacagatgggagaaagaggaaaaaccaaaggtagagaaggtccttcgagggagccgggtcttccttttcccctgtGTCTGCCTTGCTAACATGGCGGACCATGTCAGGGATGGCATGctcgctgatccttatagggcaGTGCCCTAGCCTCCTTCAGCAAGTGGGTGGGTCCCATCCCACACCGGCACACGGTGTGGCATGCCAGAGAGCCAAGCTGTGACCcttcggggagtagacggggaagtgaccatgcGTCCATCACTGTGGATGATGTAATTCctgtcttggatcatagtggttgtcgtatgcttgtgttagtatctgCGTCTGAGGGCTAatggcggtgcctacaacactgtgggacaaaagtggacacctacaacactgttcgggctctgttaGGTCAGAAAgagcttaaagcgcccgtcccatcatagcctgacggtaccttcctatAGGTGTGCATAGCATGGTCCTCAGTACTGTGGTTGATTCGAATGTCCTATCGTTCCCTGTGCTCgtaattatgaaggagcagggtgtagtcatcgagtgaggcagagcctgccctcagtcatcaagcgaggtggagctagccctcggacATTGAGCCAGGCTGAGCCTGCCCTTAGACGTCGAGCGGGACGGAGCCCGCCCTCGAACGTCAAGCGAGGCGGAACCTATCCCTCAGCTGTTGGGCAAGGTGGtgctagccctcgggggttgggcgaggcagaacctAGCCCTCAGCCGGTGGGCGAGGCGGTGCCAGgcctcgggggtcgggtgaggtaaaaccagccctcagccgtcgggcgaggcagagccaaccctcagctgtcgagcaaggcagagtctagccatcgggggttgggcgaggtggaaccaagcttccgtcgttcgggcaagaagcatagtagagttcttgtctgactggaagcatcaacgttcgatggttattagttccacctcattgggtaccctggtattaggtcctcgatagtagcccccgagcccccgggtgattcagataaAATCGCCCAGGGGGTATTTTGACTTCCTagagggtgcacgtgagcgcacccaacaggtgtagcccccgagcctccgggtgattcggatagaatctcacggggggtaattttggacccttcgcgggtaaggctgtgagatttggtttttgtcaatTGGACAGTTTGAAGGGAAACTCTAGTATCCCATTCGCGGGGATTCATCTAGGGTTTACCTGGTCGGGACTTGATTACGCATCGAGGCTCCCTTGAGGCTTGTGTGCCTGAGTCCTAGTCActcatgggcccatccctcgttgggatggccGTTGAGACTATTGGGCCGACCTTTGGACTCCTAGGCCTAGGCAGGCCAGAGAAGAAGCTTTTTGACCCATATTCCCTCTAtaggaaaagagtcctggtctgcttGGGAAGGCGAAACGCCCAatgtgattttggtgggaaaggattgGGATCGCGAGCACATATCCCACGACGTGACGTGGTGGTGTATCGTGGCAGGCTTGAAGACCGAGGCAGACAGTTGCTCTTctcacatccgtcgcccctataaaactagggggtttgcccccaaggttccatacttcgcctcctcgccttcgcatctacaacctccaccaCCAATTGCCTGAGCCTTCTGCACCTGCATCGTTGCTGCTGTCAAGCTCGCATCCGTATCAcagccgccatcaagctcgcatccacccccttccCCATCGTTTCAATGGAACCATGGTGCAGATCCAACATCACCCCTCAGCGCCTGGATGGCCTCGTTCGTCATGGCCTCCTTTGATCGTTGACCACCGTCGAGGAGTGGCAgctgcccggtgatgaggatgAGCCGTCGCCACCCAAAGGATATGTCatgtcctttgctcacttttaCGAGTGGGGATTCACCGTACCTGCTCATAAGTTCCTTCGGGGTcgttggattactaccaggtggagttgcagcaccttactcccaatggggtctagcacattggggcattcatcgccctatgtgaggggttcctagggattagtccccacttcgttCTATGGCGGTATGTCTTCGCCATCAACCTGTCAAAGAAGCGGGTTGGaaagcaagagctgagcatgccgatgggatgtgctagCATTCATCTACGCAACAACCGAGTGAACAACTACCCGTCgatgcgtctatcgacctccaacaaggtgtggcattcacattggtttCCTGGACAATGTGGCTGCCCCCTTGCTGGTGTTCTCTAGGtgcatcatcgaagaggtcctggggtcatggaagtggggtgtcctggacaaagataagaagaggatcaaggaccatctcgcctCCCTCCAAATTATGAAGGAGAGGGGTatgaagggatcggggatcatcggtgcctaccatatgcggagggtggcgccactgatgagcAACGTGCTCCCTCTGTACCTGATGGCGCCCGGGGCGTTGCTTGAAGGGACAGTGCTCCTCGATGAAGCACTCCCCCATTGAAGTGGCACAGtggatcaaggaggtgatggagcctttgaaGGATAGCACCAGCGTTGTCCTTGATTTCGTGTATCCTATGCCGGGCGTCCCCCAATGCTGCCGAAACCAGGGTTCATCGATTTCATAAGTTTCCTTTTCCCATGCCTCCTCTTCACTTGAATTTCTAACCCCTTGAAGCTGACCTCAGGGTAGCAggaccagccaaagagactcGTCCTCAGGTATAGCCTGGCTCCGCTGCCAAAGGACCAGATCTTGGCAACAGCGAATCGCACCGCGGTCGAGTGGGATTGGAGgacgagggagctcaagaagaagatGCTCCAGAAGCAGCAAGCATAggatcaaggagaggagacaggcagtgatgatgatgacgacgaggaggaggattttgatgaggtagttgccgatGTGGATTGGCATGTCCTGGTGGGTGAGGATTCACTGATGGGGACCTAAttgtccatgcagggacccttcccattccacgtgAGGGGAAGTGAGTTCGTGAGGCTGACAAAGAAGGGCCAAATCATCAGCCCGTCCTCGAGACTggtgggagccggtggatccGCCGCCGCACCTGAGGTGCCAGTGGAGGATCAGTGGTTGGGGGGAGGTAGGTCTATCGCTGTGCCTAAGGTGCtaatggaggggggtggctctgcTGCCACCCCCCATGAGCCGATGGGGTGGGTGGATCTGCCGCCATGCCTGAGGTACCAACAGAGAGGGGTGGCTCTGCCGGCACACCCTTGGAGATAAGGGAGGTGAAACCCTCTGCCCGGGAgaagggggcaggctcgaagcgGTCCTGCCCGGATGAGTTGGAGCAGgaatctaggggttcatccccaaaatgttCCTACCGCCTAGAAGCACCAGAGTAAGTCACCAATTCCTCCCTTTTTGATGTTTTTATGTTTTTCAGTTTGGCCTTATGCCTTTTACATCTTGCAGACTCTTACGATGGGGCCAttctttggcgctggcgcccaagaagagtgttgctCTTCAGGCAATACGAGTGCCGTCGCCTGATGTCgctcctattttgggcaggagcgaAACTAATGTTGCGGCCTCATCGGCTGGTCAGGTGCTGCCTGTGGTCGCGCCCGCGCCCTTGGTGGGTCAAGCAGGCGTCGGGGCTGAAGAAGCATCCTCGGGGGTCGCTGAGCAGACGACGGCAGAGGTGACACCACCGCCTATGTTGGAGCGGATGGGGCTACGGCCCGTGCTTGTGGCACCCTCTATGGTGGGCGTGGCACCACAAGTTGAGGCGCTGACATTGCAAGTGGAGGTGGCCGCAACCACACCAAGCTAGGAGTAGCAAGATGTAGCcacggtggtgtccgagggggcGGTGCAATCCACGCCTTTGGCGTCCTAGGCGACGAAGCCCGAGGTGGGCTGGACGGAGGAGGACACGACTGGAGGGTCCTCGGGCACCATGGTAGTCATGGAGAGGACCAGTGGAGGTCGCCCTCGACCCTGATGTCAGGGGGTAGCCGCTCACCTACACGGGGTGAgctgccgctccagtggatggatcccAGAGATCCAACTTcgactcttttctcgctcgacgatgctatCGAGAGCATAGAGTGGCGGAGTCTCGACGAAGGGATCTCGGTGATGATGGATGTCCTAAGCTAGGACAGGGGCATCCTATGTTATGTCATCATTCCCAATGgccgggtatccgcttgatcttcttGCTTtcctctttcttcatgtatttttgtacttttgacactggtcttctttttagtccctTATTGCTCGTAGCCAGGAGAAGTCCTGGTTCCTCTATGAGCAAAAGGTAGAATGGGAccacctcaccgaggaggcccgaCTATGTGAAGATGTGGGCAcccagcttgctaccgcccaACAGCGGGAAGCCGAGGCACGTCGGGACACGGAGGAGAttcatgggatgttcgaggaccaaTCAGTGAGGGTGCTGTAGGACGAGGAGGTGGCTTCCCAGATTCAAAAGGAGCAggacaagttgctctagaaggatgccgaGACAAGCCAGCGGGTCATCGAACTCCTGGATGAGCTAGAGACGGAGCGAAATCTCAAGCTAAAAGCCAAGGATAGGTCCACGACACAGTAGCAGAGGGCAGATCACGATGTCGAGGTGATTGCATAGCTGCACAGGGAGCGAGACAAGCTATGCCAGACTATAGAAAGGCTCCTCTCGGAGCATGGCATGGTCTACGAGGAGCGCGACAAGGCACGtcaggtggtcaactccctcCGAGCGGATCTTGGAGTCACGGTGACCCAAAGGTtagaggccgagagcatctctATCGGGCTAGGCATGGAG
The nucleotide sequence above comes from Miscanthus floridulus cultivar M001 unplaced genomic scaffold, ASM1932011v1 os_2580, whole genome shotgun sequence. Encoded proteins:
- the LOC136535164 gene encoding cytochrome P450 93G2-like, producing the protein MQPPAVFAQRETIKPVHVRGYVIPPKTSVFFNIFSIGRDPGCWEEPLQFLPECFMPGGAGAGVDPKGQHMQLMPFGSGRRAYPGMGLASAPTTATAGATEPSAYVTWCGKGFSTNVL